A single genomic interval of Haloterrigena salifodinae harbors:
- the psmB gene encoding archaeal proteasome endopeptidase complex subunit beta: MNNWSQEPTRQGTDPSPYAPELGSLPDGSQGDDHGDTVNKTGTTTIGITTDEGVVIATDMRASLGGRFVSNKNVQKVEQIHPTGALTLVGSVGGAQSFIRTLRSEVNLYESRRGEPMPIEALATLAGNFARGGPFRAINPILGGVDEEGNHVYSIDPAGGVMEDDYTVTGSGMQLAYGLLEQEYEEGLSLEEAQSVAARAIKSAVERDTGSGNGVFLAAVTDEGVDIQGHNDFDAVI; this comes from the coding sequence ATGAATAACTGGAGTCAAGAGCCGACCCGGCAGGGAACCGATCCGTCGCCGTACGCGCCCGAACTGGGCTCGCTCCCCGACGGCAGTCAGGGTGACGACCACGGCGACACCGTCAACAAGACCGGGACGACGACGATCGGCATCACGACCGACGAGGGCGTCGTCATCGCGACGGACATGCGCGCCAGCCTCGGCGGCCGATTCGTCTCGAACAAGAACGTCCAGAAGGTCGAGCAGATCCACCCGACCGGCGCGCTCACGCTCGTCGGCTCGGTCGGCGGCGCCCAGTCGTTCATCCGAACGCTGCGCTCCGAGGTCAACCTCTACGAGTCTCGACGCGGCGAGCCGATGCCCATCGAGGCGCTCGCGACGCTTGCGGGCAACTTCGCCCGCGGCGGCCCGTTCCGGGCGATCAATCCCATCCTCGGCGGCGTCGACGAGGAGGGCAACCACGTCTACAGCATCGACCCCGCCGGCGGCGTGATGGAAGACGACTACACCGTCACCGGCTCCGGGATGCAACTCGCCTACGGTCTCCTCGAGCAGGAGTACGAGGAGGGTCTCTCGCTTGAGGAGGCGCAGTCGGTCGCGGCCCGCGCGATCAAGAGCGCCGTCGAGCGCGACACCGGCTCCGGTAACGGCGTCTTCCTCGCGGCGGTCACGGACGAGGGCGTCGACATTCAGGGTCACAACGACTTCGACGCGGTCATCTAG
- the psmA gene encoding archaeal proteasome endopeptidase complex subunit alpha — translation MQGQSQQQAYDRGITIFSPDGRLYQVEYAREAVKRGTASVGIRTPDGVVLAADRQVSSPLMEPSSVEKIHKADDHVGIASAGHVADARQLVDLARRRAQGEQLRYGQTIGVETLTRAVTDHIQEYTQTGGARPFGVALLVGGIDDGEPRLFETDPSGTDYEWQAAAIGSNRNEIQDFLEEQYQPDADLEAGIELALRALGSADDDPVSAENVDLATIDTEDETFQTVSQERLESIVAEIDQPDAEESDE, via the coding sequence ATGCAAGGGCAATCCCAACAGCAGGCATACGACCGCGGGATCACGATTTTCTCCCCGGACGGACGCCTCTACCAAGTCGAGTACGCTCGCGAGGCCGTCAAACGCGGCACCGCGAGCGTCGGTATTCGCACGCCGGACGGCGTCGTGCTCGCAGCAGACCGGCAGGTCAGTTCGCCGCTCATGGAGCCCTCGAGCGTCGAAAAGATCCACAAGGCCGACGACCACGTCGGCATCGCCAGCGCCGGCCACGTGGCCGACGCACGCCAGCTTGTCGACCTCGCGCGACGACGCGCGCAGGGCGAACAGCTCCGGTACGGCCAGACGATCGGCGTCGAAACGCTGACGCGGGCCGTCACCGATCACATTCAGGAGTACACCCAGACCGGCGGCGCCCGCCCGTTCGGCGTCGCCTTGCTCGTCGGCGGTATCGACGACGGCGAGCCGCGCCTGTTCGAGACCGACCCCTCGGGGACGGACTACGAGTGGCAGGCAGCCGCCATCGGCAGCAACCGCAACGAGATTCAGGACTTCCTCGAGGAGCAGTACCAGCCGGACGCCGACCTCGAGGCGGGCATCGAACTCGCGCTTCGCGCGCTCGGATCGGCCGACGACGACCCGGTCAGCGCCGAAAACGTCGACCTCGCGACGATCGATACCGAAGACGAGACGTTCCAGACGGTCTCTCAGGAGCGACTCGAGTCGATCGTCGCGGAGATCGACCAGCCGGACGCGGAGGAGAGCGATGAATAA
- a CDS encoding ABC transporter permease gives MSVDFRSGRMGGYYHLLRAVIVRDLLIWIRYPVNAGMRLFINLLFFGMLLYGGTLLAGQAMADSLEGLIVGYFLWSLATGAYSGIVNDIQAEAGWGTLERHFVTPFGFGPVVLAKAVAIVFRTFLTSAVVLAAMLLATGTRLDLHLVTVVPVATLAIASTLGLGLAMGGLSVLYKRISSVVNLLGFAFVGLISAPVFDVPWLAALPLVQGSALLQLAMRSGTRLWEFDPAALAVLVATAVGYLALGYAVFGLATRRARRLGVLGDY, from the coding sequence GTGAGCGTCGACTTCCGATCCGGGCGGATGGGCGGCTACTACCACCTCCTGCGAGCCGTGATCGTCCGCGATCTGCTAATCTGGATCCGGTACCCCGTCAACGCGGGCATGCGGCTGTTCATCAACCTGCTGTTCTTCGGAATGTTGCTGTACGGCGGCACCCTGCTGGCGGGACAGGCGATGGCCGACTCCCTCGAGGGGCTAATCGTCGGCTACTTCCTGTGGTCGCTGGCGACCGGCGCGTACTCGGGGATCGTCAACGATATTCAGGCCGAAGCCGGCTGGGGGACCCTCGAGCGCCACTTCGTGACGCCCTTCGGCTTCGGGCCGGTGGTCCTCGCCAAGGCGGTAGCGATCGTGTTCCGGACATTTCTCACGTCCGCGGTCGTCCTCGCGGCGATGTTGCTGGCGACCGGAACGCGACTCGACCTGCACCTCGTCACCGTCGTTCCCGTGGCGACGCTGGCGATCGCCTCGACGCTCGGCCTCGGGCTGGCCATGGGCGGCTTGAGCGTCCTGTACAAGCGGATCTCGAGCGTCGTCAACCTCCTCGGCTTCGCGTTCGTCGGGCTGATCTCGGCGCCCGTCTTCGACGTCCCGTGGCTGGCCGCGCTGCCGCTGGTCCAGGGGAGCGCGCTGCTCCAACTGGCGATGCGAAGCGGGACGCGGCTCTGGGAGTTCGACCCCGCGGCGCTCGCCGTCCTCGTCGCGACGGCCGTTGGCTACCTGGCGCTCGGCTACGCCGTCTTCGGACTGGCGACGAGGCGCGCGCGACGGCTGGGCGTCCTCGGGGATTACTGA
- a CDS encoding ABC transporter ATP-binding protein — protein MTSESTDLEGAREADRSDAVGTDAGLESGAAADSATREREEPELAVEGLSKTFGSGDEAVAAVEDVSFSVAPGEVIGLLGPNGAGKTTTIKSILGLLLPDEGAVRIHGIDVYDRPRAAYDHVDAMLEGARNDYWRLTVRENLRYFAAIRGRNPNALADRHEELLERLDLADRADTPVRELSRGMKQKVSLASVLAGDVSVAFLDEPTLGLDVESSLTLRRELVRLADERGLTLVVSSHDMDVIEAVCDRVVIMNEGRVIVDDTVENLLAAFETQGYRLTVRGADESVLAALHERFDVTDVERLEDRTRFAVAADSETFYQLTDALEDHGLELVAVDTVQPDLEDAFVELTGGNGTEAGSPDRDPERGSDDIGGGTR, from the coding sequence ATGACGAGCGAGTCGACGGATCTCGAGGGCGCCCGTGAGGCCGACCGCAGCGACGCCGTCGGAACCGACGCCGGTCTCGAGTCGGGTGCAGCGGCTGACTCCGCGACGCGCGAGCGGGAGGAACCCGAACTAGCCGTCGAGGGGCTCTCGAAGACGTTCGGGAGCGGGGACGAGGCCGTCGCGGCCGTCGAGGACGTCTCCTTTTCCGTCGCGCCGGGCGAGGTGATCGGGCTGCTCGGGCCCAACGGCGCCGGCAAGACGACCACGATCAAGTCGATTCTGGGATTGCTCCTCCCCGACGAGGGCGCGGTTCGGATCCACGGAATCGACGTCTACGACCGGCCCAGAGCGGCCTACGATCACGTCGACGCCATGCTCGAGGGGGCGCGCAACGACTACTGGCGACTCACCGTTCGGGAGAACCTGCGGTACTTCGCGGCGATTCGCGGCCGGAACCCGAACGCACTCGCCGACCGCCACGAGGAACTGCTGGAGCGACTCGACCTCGCCGACAGGGCCGACACGCCGGTCCGAGAGCTCTCGCGCGGGATGAAACAGAAGGTGTCGCTGGCCAGCGTGCTGGCCGGCGACGTCTCCGTCGCCTTCCTCGACGAACCGACGCTGGGACTCGACGTCGAGAGTTCGCTGACGCTCCGTCGCGAACTCGTCCGGCTCGCCGACGAGCGCGGCCTGACGCTGGTGGTCTCGAGTCACGATATGGACGTCATCGAGGCGGTCTGCGACCGCGTGGTCATCATGAACGAGGGGCGGGTCATCGTCGACGACACCGTCGAAAACCTACTGGCGGCCTTCGAAACGCAGGGCTACCGGCTCACCGTTCGCGGCGCCGACGAGTCGGTCCTCGCGGCCCTTCACGAGCGCTTCGACGTGACCGACGTCGAGCGCCTCGAGGACCGGACGCGGTTCGCGGTGGCGGCCGACTCCGAGACGTTCTACCAGCTGACCGACGCGCTGGAGGACCACGGGCTCGAGCTGGTGGCGGTCGACACCGTCCAGCCCGACCTCGAGGACGCGTTCGTCGAACTGACCGGCGGGAACGGGACAGAAGCGGGGAGCCCCGATCGGGACCCGGAACGAGGATCCGACGATATCGGGGGTGGAACGCGGTGA
- a CDS encoding divalent metal cation transporter, which translates to MSKQSSSTSTSPVVDAVPGGEAIHGALYRYGLGVLFAANVFGAGSVYILADAGANFAFSLLWVLPLAFLIDIALHDMSARLAVADEPLADYIVDAVPVGGQALVIAISLMSALWAVSNYAVAGAALAWLLPGLDNVVVGIVLAGGTGIAIVQLKVYDRIEAAIAAAVFAVFGSYGLLLAGLDVPWQSVAAGLRPALNSDIGYLTTVIALLGTTVYWPNFFIQSSIQPTKEWTDVWKYRRDNAAGIATTLLIGSFVMIVSAVTLAEGEMTLTGPGQPLADILGQGALLMFMIAVFLASITSATGTLFGAGFMIPQSLGSHTVFGDFRFRRTVIGLITVSAATALPLLVYTGFGPVEMAIIMPAVNGAIGLPVTVFALIGAVNRFYDVEWYENAAFVAAGLVLLIGSITTIQSLYETIIGIL; encoded by the coding sequence ATGAGCAAGCAGTCGTCGTCGACCTCGACCTCTCCGGTCGTCGACGCTGTTCCCGGCGGGGAGGCGATTCACGGCGCCCTCTACAGGTACGGGCTGGGCGTGTTGTTCGCCGCGAACGTCTTCGGCGCCGGCTCGGTGTACATCCTCGCCGACGCTGGGGCGAACTTCGCTTTCTCCCTGCTGTGGGTGCTTCCGCTGGCCTTCCTCATCGACATCGCCCTCCACGACATGTCGGCCCGGCTGGCGGTGGCCGACGAACCGCTGGCGGACTACATCGTCGACGCGGTCCCGGTCGGCGGGCAAGCGCTGGTGATCGCGATTTCGCTGATGTCGGCGCTGTGGGCCGTCTCGAACTACGCTGTCGCGGGCGCGGCGCTGGCCTGGCTCCTGCCGGGACTGGACAACGTCGTCGTCGGCATCGTCCTCGCCGGCGGCACGGGGATCGCGATCGTCCAGCTGAAGGTCTACGACCGAATCGAGGCGGCGATCGCGGCCGCTGTCTTCGCGGTCTTCGGCTCCTACGGCCTCCTGCTGGCCGGTTTGGACGTGCCGTGGCAGTCGGTCGCCGCCGGGCTGCGGCCCGCCCTGAACAGCGACATCGGCTACCTCACGACGGTCATCGCCCTGCTCGGGACGACCGTCTACTGGCCGAACTTCTTCATCCAGTCGAGCATCCAGCCGACCAAGGAGTGGACCGACGTCTGGAAGTACCGCCGGGACAACGCCGCCGGGATCGCAACGACGCTGCTGATCGGCAGCTTCGTGATGATCGTCTCGGCGGTCACCCTCGCAGAGGGCGAGATGACGCTGACCGGCCCCGGCCAGCCGCTGGCCGACATCCTCGGTCAGGGCGCGCTCCTCATGTTCATGATCGCCGTCTTCCTCGCGAGCATCACCTCCGCGACCGGGACGCTGTTCGGCGCCGGGTTCATGATCCCGCAGTCGCTGGGCTCGCACACGGTGTTCGGCGACTTCCGGTTCCGCCGGACGGTCATCGGACTGATCACCGTCTCGGCGGCGACCGCCCTCCCGCTGCTGGTCTACACCGGGTTCGGCCCCGTCGAGATGGCCATCATCATGCCCGCGGTCAACGGCGCGATCGGTCTACCGGTGACCGTCTTCGCGCTCATCGGCGCCGTCAATCGGTTCTACGACGTCGAGTGGTACGAAAACGCCGCGTTCGTTGCAGCGGGACTCGTCCTGCTGATCGGCAGCATCACGACGATCCAGTCGCTCTACGAGACGATCATCGGTATCCTCTGA
- a CDS encoding sulfite exporter TauE/SafE family protein, whose protein sequence is MLGLPFDLSLVLLLVSIAFFSGIGITTIGPGGIFVTIALYSLTPLASSQVAGTAHATFVVTGLVGSAAYLHSGEMKAGESRAIAVVLSASSILGALVGASVNAFVPRSVFGVLLGGVSMTVGAVILYRERRGFNPLYDLEPLERQSQLALAGLGFVLGICSGLLGIGGPVLAVPALVLIGVPMLLAVAVAQVQSIFIATFAAAGYALQGNVLLPLAVVIGTPLLLGVVTGWKVAHTIDPEKLKVALGAVLLGIGPYLAL, encoded by the coding sequence ATGCTCGGATTACCCTTCGACCTCTCCCTCGTGTTGTTGCTCGTGTCGATCGCTTTCTTCTCGGGGATCGGTATTACAACCATCGGCCCGGGCGGCATCTTCGTCACGATCGCGCTCTACTCGCTGACGCCGCTGGCCTCGAGCCAGGTCGCTGGCACCGCCCACGCGACGTTCGTCGTCACCGGTCTCGTCGGTAGCGCCGCCTACCTCCATTCCGGCGAGATGAAGGCCGGCGAGAGCCGCGCTATCGCCGTCGTTCTGAGCGCCTCGAGTATCCTCGGGGCCCTCGTCGGCGCCTCCGTCAACGCGTTCGTCCCCCGCTCGGTGTTCGGCGTCCTCCTCGGCGGCGTCTCGATGACCGTCGGCGCGGTCATCCTGTACCGGGAACGACGCGGGTTCAACCCCCTCTACGATCTCGAGCCCCTCGAGCGCCAGAGCCAGCTCGCGCTGGCCGGCCTCGGGTTCGTGCTCGGGATCTGCAGCGGTCTGCTGGGAATCGGTGGGCCGGTGCTCGCGGTGCCGGCGCTGGTGTTGATCGGCGTCCCCATGCTGCTAGCCGTCGCCGTCGCGCAGGTGCAGTCGATCTTCATCGCGACCTTCGCGGCCGCGGGCTACGCCCTCCAGGGGAACGTGCTTCTCCCGCTGGCGGTCGTTATCGGAACGCCGCTGTTGCTGGGTGTCGTCACGGGCTGGAAGGTCGCCCACACGATCGATCCCGAGAAGCTGAAGGTCGCGCTGGGCGCCGTACTCCTCGGTATCGGCCCGTATCTCGCGCTGTGA
- a CDS encoding universal stress protein, translating into MPRILVPFDDSEHAREALEYAIDLFPDGEFVAVTVVDTSSVPAIPNAASGDEDEVSETVEAVFGDVEERLAVPERLAAERDVAIETRTRLGAPTQEIVEFAETETVDHIVMGSHGRTGVKRFLLGSVAEVVVRHSPVPVTVVR; encoded by the coding sequence ATGCCGCGCATTCTGGTTCCCTTCGACGACTCCGAGCACGCTCGCGAGGCTCTCGAGTACGCGATCGACCTGTTTCCTGACGGCGAGTTCGTCGCGGTAACCGTCGTCGACACCTCGTCGGTGCCCGCGATCCCCAACGCCGCGTCCGGTGACGAGGACGAGGTTTCGGAGACGGTCGAGGCCGTCTTCGGCGACGTCGAGGAGCGCCTCGCGGTGCCGGAACGGCTCGCCGCCGAGCGCGACGTGGCGATCGAGACCCGGACGCGACTCGGCGCCCCCACCCAGGAGATCGTCGAGTTCGCTGAGACTGAGACCGTCGACCACATCGTCATGGGGAGCCACGGCCGCACGGGGGTCAAACGGTTCCTGCTTGGCAGCGTCGCTGAGGTCGTCGTGCGCCACTCGCCGGTTCCGGTGACGGTGGTTCGCTAA
- a CDS encoding PAS domain-containing sensor histidine kinase — translation MGSSDSAGVSGEDVRRVFSRSERSSTPLTTAEVADRLDCSLGPARHGLEELCERGELRVKRIDDSTRIWWPDETADGTDPDRRSEKEEFAAFVSAVRDYAIFMLDSDGTVASWNEGAERIKGYEEDEIVGNHFSTFYTEEDIANDVPQTNLETAAAEGRTEDEGWRVRADGTRFWANVVITAIRDDGGQLRGFTKVTRDMTERREYEQQLRRERDLTERILETVPITIGVVTEDNVLVRANRRMLEHFEIEDAAVETYSLESWELYDVAGEPVPADEQPWARARERGEPVYDAQRQVDVPGIGRRWLSLNAAPLDDDQSEDGRIVVAIDDITDQKERERLLRREYNQTEKLLRTAPIAIAVQNAEGETILTNQRAQESLGLSDQEFIGESDDGGEWVIYDSDGERLSTDEMPAARVLETGSPVFNEELVVDHPEGERLQFRVNATPLRGPDGGVDRVVTAAEDITELKRRERQLEHRKSELETELSEILGRISDAFYALDDEWRFTHLNEQAAEILRQSREDVLGRKVWTTFSDDTEGIYREQFQQAMETQEPVNFEVYAEDLDTWLEYNVYPSESGLSIYFHDISERKEYQRKLEQSNERLEQFAYAASHDLQEPLRMVSSYLQLLESRYGDELDDDGEEFIEFAVDGAERMRQMIDGLLAYSRVDTQGEPFEPVDLDTVVDAVCEDLQMKIEETDAEIVAESLPRVRGDESQLQQVFQNLLSNALEYSGDEPPRVEIAAERARSTWRISVTDNGIGIDPNDQERVFEVFERLHSREEYDGTGIGLALCQRIIERHEGSIWVDSEPGEGTTFSFTLPAADA, via the coding sequence ATGGGATCTTCAGATTCGGCGGGCGTGTCGGGGGAGGACGTCCGGCGAGTTTTTTCGCGCTCCGAGCGGTCGTCTACCCCTCTCACGACCGCCGAGGTTGCCGATCGGTTGGACTGTTCCCTGGGTCCCGCACGACACGGGCTCGAGGAACTTTGCGAGCGGGGTGAACTTCGCGTCAAGCGGATCGACGATTCGACCCGAATCTGGTGGCCCGACGAGACGGCGGACGGAACGGACCCCGACCGGCGGTCCGAAAAGGAGGAGTTCGCCGCCTTCGTCAGCGCCGTGCGGGACTACGCCATCTTCATGCTCGACTCCGACGGCACCGTCGCCAGCTGGAACGAAGGGGCCGAACGAATCAAGGGTTACGAGGAGGACGAAATCGTCGGTAACCACTTCTCGACGTTCTACACCGAAGAAGACATCGCCAACGACGTTCCCCAGACGAACCTCGAGACCGCGGCGGCGGAGGGACGAACCGAGGACGAGGGGTGGCGCGTCCGCGCCGACGGCACGCGGTTCTGGGCGAACGTCGTCATCACCGCCATTCGGGACGACGGCGGTCAGTTGCGGGGCTTTACCAAAGTCACCCGCGACATGACCGAGCGCCGCGAGTACGAACAGCAACTCCGCCGGGAACGGGACCTCACCGAACGGATCTTAGAGACCGTGCCGATCACGATCGGCGTGGTGACCGAGGACAACGTCCTCGTCCGCGCGAACCGGCGGATGCTCGAGCACTTCGAGATCGAGGACGCGGCCGTCGAGACGTACAGCCTCGAGTCGTGGGAGCTCTACGACGTCGCCGGGGAGCCGGTCCCGGCCGACGAGCAGCCGTGGGCCCGCGCCCGCGAGCGCGGCGAGCCGGTGTACGACGCCCAGCGGCAGGTCGACGTCCCGGGAATCGGCCGCCGCTGGCTCTCGCTCAACGCCGCACCGCTCGACGACGACCAGAGCGAGGACGGCCGGATCGTCGTCGCGATCGACGACATCACCGACCAGAAGGAGCGCGAACGGCTCCTCCGCCGGGAGTATAACCAGACCGAGAAGCTGTTGCGGACGGCGCCGATCGCGATCGCCGTCCAGAACGCCGAGGGCGAGACGATACTGACGAACCAGCGGGCGCAGGAGTCGCTGGGCCTCTCCGACCAGGAGTTCATCGGCGAATCCGACGACGGCGGCGAGTGGGTGATCTACGACTCGGACGGCGAACGGCTATCGACGGACGAGATGCCGGCCGCGCGGGTCCTCGAGACCGGCAGCCCGGTGTTCAACGAGGAACTCGTTGTCGATCACCCGGAGGGCGAGCGGCTCCAGTTTCGCGTGAACGCGACGCCGCTGCGCGGCCCCGACGGCGGGGTCGACCGCGTCGTCACGGCCGCCGAGGACATTACTGAGCTGAAACGCCGCGAGCGCCAGCTCGAGCACCGAAAGAGCGAACTCGAGACCGAACTGAGCGAGATCCTCGGCCGGATCTCCGACGCCTTCTACGCCCTCGACGACGAGTGGCGCTTTACCCACCTCAACGAGCAGGCCGCGGAGATCCTCCGCCAGTCCCGGGAGGACGTCCTCGGACGGAAGGTCTGGACGACGTTCTCCGACGATACGGAGGGGATCTACCGGGAGCAGTTCCAGCAGGCGATGGAGACCCAAGAGCCCGTCAACTTCGAGGTGTACGCCGAGGATCTCGACACCTGGCTGGAGTACAACGTCTATCCCTCCGAGTCGGGGCTGTCGATCTACTTTCACGACATCAGCGAGCGCAAGGAGTACCAGCGCAAACTCGAGCAATCCAACGAGCGCCTCGAGCAGTTCGCCTACGCCGCCAGCCACGACCTGCAGGAACCCTTGCGGATGGTCTCGAGCTACCTCCAACTGCTCGAGAGTCGGTACGGCGACGAACTCGACGACGACGGCGAGGAGTTCATCGAGTTCGCCGTCGACGGCGCCGAACGCATGCGCCAGATGATCGACGGCCTGCTGGCCTACTCCCGCGTCGACACACAGGGCGAACCGTTCGAACCCGTCGATCTGGACACCGTCGTCGACGCCGTCTGCGAGGACCTGCAGATGAAGATCGAGGAGACCGACGCCGAGATCGTCGCCGAGTCGCTGCCCCGCGTTCGGGGCGACGAGAGCCAGCTCCAGCAGGTGTTCCAGAACCTGCTGTCGAACGCCCTCGAGTACAGCGGCGACGAGCCGCCGCGGGTGGAGATCGCGGCCGAGCGGGCGCGATCGACGTGGCGCATCTCGGTCACAGACAACGGGATCGGCATCGATCCCAACGATCAGGAGCGCGTCTTCGAGGTGTTCGAGCGCCTGCACAGCCGCGAGGAGTACGACGGCACTGGGATCGGGCTCGCGCTTTGTCAGCGCATCATCGAACGCCACGAGGGCTCGATCTGGGTCGACTCCGAGCCCGGCGAGGGGACGACGTTCTCCTTTACTCTCCCCGCCGCCGACGCCTGA
- a CDS encoding two pore domain potassium channel family protein, whose protein sequence is MQPLYLVVGIGLLLAAFVDILWTTLWVDGGSGPLSGRLTTGVWYGLRTLTGDRNKALSLAGPLILTLTLAMWIGLIWIGWTFVFASYPLALVNTRTGGTADWAGRFYYVAYTMFTDGNGDYSPTYGGDIWEIASSFTTASGMAFVTLGVSYILSVLGAVSDKRSFASTVSGLGGRSEAFVRAGWNGENFDGLELTLESLSDDLSTLAEQHKSYPILHYYHSEQSEQASAVAVSVLDESLTLFRYAIPDEHSPDPAIVESTRSSARSYIDTLDESFIEPKPAVPRSPDLDRLREDDIPTGSDQEFAEALAELTDRRRHLLGVVEADAWEWPPVEE, encoded by the coding sequence ATGCAACCGCTGTACCTCGTCGTCGGTATCGGCCTGCTGCTCGCCGCCTTCGTCGATATCCTCTGGACAACGCTGTGGGTCGACGGCGGCTCGGGCCCCCTCTCCGGACGCCTCACGACCGGCGTCTGGTACGGACTCCGGACCCTAACTGGAGACCGAAACAAGGCGCTCAGCCTCGCCGGTCCGCTGATCCTCACTCTGACGCTCGCGATGTGGATCGGACTCATCTGGATCGGCTGGACGTTCGTCTTCGCCAGCTACCCCCTCGCACTGGTCAACACCCGTACCGGCGGCACCGCCGACTGGGCGGGCCGGTTCTACTACGTCGCGTACACGATGTTCACCGACGGCAACGGCGATTACTCCCCCACATACGGCGGCGACATCTGGGAGATCGCCAGTTCGTTCACGACCGCGTCCGGCATGGCGTTCGTCACGCTCGGCGTCTCCTACATCCTCTCCGTGCTGGGCGCCGTCTCCGATAAGCGCTCGTTCGCCAGCACCGTCTCGGGACTCGGCGGCCGGAGCGAGGCGTTCGTCCGTGCCGGCTGGAACGGCGAGAACTTCGACGGCCTCGAGTTGACGCTCGAGTCGCTCAGTGACGATCTGAGCACGCTCGCCGAGCAGCACAAGTCCTACCCGATCTTGCACTACTATCACAGCGAGCAGAGCGAGCAGGCGTCGGCGGTGGCCGTTTCCGTCCTCGACGAGTCGCTCACCCTCTTTCGGTACGCCATCCCCGACGAGCACAGTCCCGACCCTGCGATCGTTGAAAGCACACGCTCGAGCGCCCGGAGTTACATCGACACGCTCGACGAGTCGTTTATCGAGCCCAAACCGGCGGTCCCGCGCTCGCCGGATCTCGATCGCCTCCGCGAGGACGACATCCCGACCGGCTCGGACCAGGAGTTCGCCGAGGCCCTTGCGGAGTTGACCGACCGCCGGCGGCACCTGCTCGGCGTGGTCGAAGCCGACGCGTGGGAGTGGCCGCCGGTCGAAGAGTGA
- a CDS encoding HalOD1 output domain-containing protein produces the protein MSDASGPVEFDVESRRYRAQYDFETTAPSVAVVDVIETVFDDERDRGPLYDVVDPEALDRLLESDSGRDQRGLRSASFEYRGALVTVVSDGSVVIGLDDEIGR, from the coding sequence ATGAGTGATGCGAGCGGCCCGGTCGAGTTCGACGTGGAGTCCCGACGGTATCGAGCGCAGTACGACTTCGAGACGACGGCGCCGAGCGTCGCCGTCGTCGACGTCATCGAGACCGTCTTCGATGACGAACGTGATCGCGGCCCGCTCTACGACGTCGTCGATCCGGAGGCCCTCGACCGCCTCCTCGAGTCCGATTCCGGACGCGACCAACGCGGCTTGCGATCGGCCTCGTTCGAGTACCGCGGCGCGCTGGTGACCGTCGTCAGCGACGGCTCGGTCGTGATCGGACTGGACGACGAGATCGGTCGGTGA
- a CDS encoding Lrp/AsnC family transcriptional regulator, whose protein sequence is MDLDATNKAVLYLLQQDARRITTQEMAEQIGVSASTVRNRIEQLESEGIIRGYHPDIDYDKAGLQLHVLFICSAPNPERERLAREAREVSGVVTIQEVLNGTDNVQIEAVGTDTDDIARVSDELSELGFDVVNSKILKSLHKQPFDHFGQQLVDENETDE, encoded by the coding sequence ATGGACCTCGACGCGACGAACAAGGCCGTACTGTATCTTCTCCAGCAGGATGCACGCCGGATCACGACCCAGGAGATGGCCGAGCAGATCGGCGTCTCGGCCAGCACCGTTCGGAACCGTATCGAACAACTGGAATCGGAGGGAATCATCCGGGGCTACCATCCCGACATCGACTACGACAAAGCGGGGCTCCAGTTGCACGTTCTCTTCATCTGCTCGGCCCCGAACCCGGAGCGCGAGCGACTCGCCCGCGAGGCCCGCGAGGTCAGCGGCGTCGTCACGATACAGGAGGTGCTCAACGGAACGGATAACGTCCAGATCGAAGCCGTCGGGACCGACACCGACGATATCGCCCGCGTGAGCGACGAACTCAGCGAGCTCGGGTTCGACGTCGTCAACTCGAAAATCCTGAAGAGCCTCCACAAACAGCCGTTCGACCACTTCGGCCAGCAGTTAGTCGACGAGAACGAGACCGATGAGTGA